In one Pseudomonas marginalis genomic region, the following are encoded:
- a CDS encoding response regulator → MTEPEDPSRERLKQHFAQRVIHQARQILEIWQRLQRSEWSGADLSELSEANLRLQRFAERFEQPEHGQLARHIGESLKAVDENRGRLSSHLITELNRLMQRLSRTGLRQGDQLEQTFLPPMRKPIYVMLADHDRAERLAKQLEFFGMSAQSLDSVAAFRASLAERLPSAIVMDVDFCGAGLGLKLAAEAQEGLEHKLPLLFFSLHETDTPTRLAAVRAGGQEFLTGTLEASSLLEKIEVLTCVAQYEPYKVLIIDDSRAQALHTERLLNSAGIVTRTLIEPIQAMAELADFQPDLIILDMYMPACTGTELAKVIRHNDRYVSVPIIYLSAEDDLDKQLDAMSEGGDDFLTKPIKPRHLITTVRNRAARARNLKARMVRDSLTGLYNHTHILQLLEDCSFRARRENKPLSFAMLDIDHFKRVNDSHGHPMGDRVIKSLALFLKQRLRKTDYIGRYGGEEFAIVMPDTDLESACKVLDEIRGRFAEIHYPAQPQDLWCTFSAGVVELCDGSDSLMMAAQADEALYRAKDAGRNRVQAARTSKQSATFSPESTDSVITL, encoded by the coding sequence ATGACCGAGCCAGAAGACCCCAGCCGTGAGCGTCTCAAGCAGCATTTTGCCCAGCGGGTAATTCATCAGGCACGTCAAATTCTTGAGATCTGGCAGCGCCTGCAACGCAGCGAATGGTCAGGCGCCGACCTCTCCGAACTCAGCGAGGCCAACCTGCGCCTGCAACGCTTCGCCGAGCGCTTCGAACAACCCGAACACGGCCAACTGGCCCGGCACATCGGCGAATCGCTCAAGGCCGTCGACGAAAACCGCGGACGCCTGAGCAGCCACCTGATCACCGAACTCAACCGCTTGATGCAGCGCCTGTCCCGCACCGGCCTGCGCCAGGGCGACCAGCTGGAACAAACCTTCCTGCCGCCGATGCGCAAGCCGATCTACGTGATGCTGGCCGATCACGACCGCGCCGAGCGCCTGGCCAAGCAGCTGGAATTCTTTGGCATGAGCGCCCAATCCCTGGACAGCGTCGCGGCGTTTCGCGCGTCCCTGGCCGAGCGCCTGCCGTCGGCGATCGTGATGGACGTGGATTTCTGCGGCGCCGGCCTGGGCCTCAAGCTCGCCGCCGAAGCCCAGGAAGGCCTGGAGCATAAACTGCCGCTGTTGTTTTTCAGCCTGCACGAAACCGACACCCCCACTCGCCTCGCCGCCGTGCGCGCCGGCGGCCAGGAATTCCTCACCGGCACGCTGGAAGCCTCCAGCCTGCTGGAAAAGATCGAAGTGCTGACCTGTGTCGCCCAGTACGAACCGTACAAAGTCCTGATCATCGATGACTCGCGGGCCCAGGCGCTGCACACAGAGCGGCTGCTCAACAGTGCCGGCATCGTCACCCGCACCTTGATCGAGCCGATCCAGGCCATGGCCGAGCTGGCAGACTTCCAGCCCGACCTGATCATCCTCGACATGTACATGCCGGCCTGTACCGGCACCGAACTGGCCAAGGTCATTCGCCACAATGACCGTTACGTCAGTGTGCCGATCATCTACCTGTCGGCCGAAGACGACCTGGACAAGCAGCTGGACGCCATGAGCGAAGGCGGCGACGACTTCCTCACCAAACCGATCAAGCCGCGCCACCTGATCACCACGGTGCGCAACCGCGCCGCCCGTGCGCGCAACCTCAAGGCGCGGATGGTGCGCGACAGCCTGACCGGGTTGTACAACCACACCCATATCCTGCAATTGCTTGAAGACTGCAGTTTCCGCGCGCGCCGCGAGAACAAGCCGTTGAGCTTTGCCATGCTCGACATCGATCACTTCAAGCGGGTCAATGACAGCCACGGCCACCCCATGGGCGACCGCGTGATCAAGAGCCTGGCGCTGTTTCTCAAGCAACGCCTGCGCAAGACCGACTACATCGGCCGCTACGGCGGTGAAGAATTCGCCATCGTGATGCCCGACACCGACCTGGAATCGGCCTGCAAGGTACTGGATGAAATTCGTGGGCGCTTTGCCGAGATTCACTACCCGGCGCAGCCGCAGGATTTGTGGTGCACCTTCAGCGCCGGGGTGGTGGAGCTGTGTGACGGCTCCGACAGCCTGATGATGGCCGCCCAGGCCGACGAGGCGCTGTACCGCGCCAAGGATGCCGGGCGTAACCGCGTGCAAGCGGCGCGCACGTCAAAGCAAAGTGCCACCTTTTCACCAGAATCCACTGATTCCGTCATAACCCTGTAA
- a CDS encoding DUF2333 family protein yields MSRAVLSVLGLYLLVTGALGWYWSEEPALFPVQQNAQLAAEKEGKQMVVGYTTVETLKTVVGTLLNKPGGYISNDRFPPGLWMDNMPSWEYGVLVQVRDLTRALRKDFARSQSQSAEDADLAKAEPRFNFDNKSWVLPSSESEYQEGINSLNRYEARLSDPNQRGALFYARADNLNNWLGDVATRLGSLSQRLSASVGRVKLNTALKTEALAPGEVPQVDEEVVETPWMQIDNVFYEARGQAWALSHLLRAIEVDFADVLAKKNATVSVRQIIRELEASQEPVWSPMILNGSGFGVLANHSLVMANYISRANAAVIDLRQLLNQG; encoded by the coding sequence ATGAGCCGAGCCGTGCTCAGCGTGCTCGGCCTGTATCTGTTGGTCACCGGCGCCCTGGGCTGGTACTGGAGCGAAGAGCCGGCGCTGTTCCCGGTCCAGCAGAACGCGCAACTTGCCGCCGAGAAGGAAGGCAAGCAGATGGTGGTGGGCTATACCACCGTCGAAACCCTCAAGACCGTGGTTGGCACGTTGTTGAACAAGCCCGGTGGCTATATTTCCAACGACCGTTTCCCGCCGGGCCTGTGGATGGACAACATGCCCAGCTGGGAATACGGCGTGCTGGTGCAGGTGCGCGACCTGACCCGCGCCTTGCGTAAAGACTTCGCCCGCTCCCAGTCGCAGTCGGCCGAAGACGCCGATCTGGCCAAGGCCGAGCCGCGTTTCAACTTCGACAACAAGAGCTGGGTGCTGCCGTCCAGTGAGTCGGAGTACCAGGAGGGCATCAACTCCCTGAACCGCTATGAAGCACGCCTGTCCGACCCGAATCAGCGTGGCGCCTTGTTCTATGCCCGCGCCGACAACCTGAACAACTGGCTGGGCGATGTGGCCACCCGCCTGGGCTCGCTGTCGCAACGCCTGTCGGCCAGCGTGGGCCGGGTCAAATTGAACACCGCACTGAAAACCGAAGCCCTGGCGCCGGGTGAAGTGCCGCAGGTCGACGAAGAAGTGGTGGAAACCCCTTGGATGCAGATCGATAACGTGTTCTACGAGGCCCGTGGCCAGGCCTGGGCGCTGTCCCACCTGTTGCGTGCCATCGAAGTCGACTTTGCCGACGTGCTGGCCAAGAAAAACGCCACCGTCAGCGTGCGCCAGATCATTCGTGAGCTGGAGGCTTCGCAAGAGCCGGTTTGGAGCCCGATGATCCTCAACGGCAGCGGTTTCGGCGTGCTGGCTAACCATTCGCTGGTCATGGCCAATTACATTTCCCGGGCCAACGCGGCGGTGATCGATTTGCGTCAACTGCTCAACCAGGGTTGA
- a CDS encoding NUDIX hydrolase: protein MDAAQNEAAHRAASDAELICWVDERDNLLGHLVRSDLRQRGLIGRCTFIFLFNSKGELCVHRRTLSKALYPGFWDTAAGGMVAAGESYALSAARELEEELGVGGVELTEHDHFYFEDGESRLWCKSYSAIWDGPLRLQPEEVMEARFLPVETVLQEAEHKPYCPDAQEGLRRYLASRR from the coding sequence ATGGACGCAGCTCAAAACGAGGCCGCGCACCGTGCGGCCTCTGATGCCGAACTGATCTGCTGGGTCGACGAGCGGGACAACCTGCTCGGCCACCTCGTCAGGTCCGATTTGCGCCAGCGCGGCTTGATCGGCCGTTGCACCTTTATCTTCCTGTTCAATTCCAAGGGTGAGCTGTGCGTGCATCGGCGCACCCTGAGCAAGGCCCTGTACCCGGGGTTCTGGGATACGGCGGCGGGCGGGATGGTCGCGGCGGGAGAGTCCTACGCGTTATCTGCGGCCCGCGAGCTGGAAGAGGAACTGGGTGTTGGCGGGGTGGAACTGACCGAGCATGACCATTTCTACTTTGAGGATGGCGAGAGTCGGCTCTGGTGCAAATCCTACTCGGCGATCTGGGATGGGCCATTGCGCCTGCAGCCTGAAGAAGTCATGGAGGCGCGCTTTTTGCCCGTAGAAACGGTCCTCCAGGAAGCCGAGCACAAGCCTTACTGCCCGGACGCCCAGGAGGGCTTGCGGCGCTATCTGGCCTCGCGTCGCTAA
- a CDS encoding translation initiation factor Sui1, which translates to MAKKAASFAALGGLVFSTDAGRHCPDCRQPVDSCTCKQTLIPEGDGIARVRRESKGRGGKTVTTITGVPLAEEPLKALATTLKKRCGTGGALKDGVIEIQGDHVELLLAELIRLGYKAKKSGG; encoded by the coding sequence GTGGCCAAAAAAGCCGCATCCTTCGCCGCCCTCGGCGGCCTGGTATTTTCCACCGACGCAGGTCGACACTGCCCGGACTGTCGTCAGCCCGTGGATTCGTGTACCTGCAAACAGACCCTGATCCCCGAAGGCGACGGTATTGCCCGCGTGCGCCGCGAAAGCAAAGGCCGTGGCGGCAAGACGGTGACCACCATCACCGGCGTGCCGTTGGCCGAAGAGCCGCTCAAGGCACTGGCCACCACGCTGAAAAAGCGCTGTGGCACCGGTGGCGCGTTGAAAGACGGTGTCATCGAGATCCAGGGCGATCACGTCGAACTGCTGTTGGCCGAGCTGATCAGGCTAGGTTACAAGGCCAAGAAGTCCGGCGGCTGA
- the speA gene encoding arginine decarboxylase, which yields MSVRRTRKDDGSQWTVADSRSVYGIRHWGAGYFAINDAGRVEVRPNGPNSTPVDLYEQVDELRKSGLSLPLLVRFPDILQDRVRQLTGAFDANIERLEYQSKYTALYPIKVNQQEAVIENIIATQNVSIGLEAGSKPELLAVLALAPKGGTIVCNGYKDREFIRLALMGQKLGHNVFIVIEKESEVELVIEEAASLKVKPQVGLRVRLSSLASSKWADTGGEKSKFGLSAAQLLSVVERFRAAGLDQGIRLLHFHMGSQIANLADYQHGFKEAIRYYGELRNLGLPVDHIDVGGGLGVDYDGTHSRNASSINYDMDDYAGVVVGMLKEFCDAQSLPHPNIFSESGRSLTAHHAMLVVQVTDVEKHNDEIPTIENKESLPETVQWLVDLLGPTDIEMVTETYWRATHYMSDVATQYADGKLTLAEKALAEQCYFAVCRRLHNSLKARQRSHRQVLDELNDKLADKYICNFSVFQSLPDTWAIGQVLPILPLHRLDEEPLRRAVLQDLTCDSDGKIKQYVDEQSIETSLPVHALNEGEDYLLGIFLVGAYQEILGDMHNLFGDTDSVNIYQREDGSVYSAGIETHDTIEDMLRYVHLSPEELMTHYRDKCASAKISASERTQFLDALRLGLTRSSYLSS from the coding sequence ATGTCCGTACGACGCACACGCAAAGACGATGGCAGCCAATGGACAGTTGCGGACAGCCGCAGTGTTTACGGGATTCGCCATTGGGGGGCCGGGTATTTCGCGATCAATGATGCCGGTCGCGTTGAAGTCCGTCCGAACGGCCCGAACAGCACACCCGTCGACCTCTACGAGCAAGTGGACGAGCTGCGCAAGAGCGGCCTTTCCCTGCCGCTGCTGGTGCGTTTTCCCGACATCCTGCAAGACCGTGTACGCCAGCTGACCGGCGCTTTCGATGCCAACATCGAGCGCCTGGAGTACCAGAGCAAGTACACCGCACTGTACCCGATCAAGGTGAACCAGCAGGAAGCGGTGATCGAGAACATCATCGCCACCCAGAATGTTTCCATCGGCCTCGAAGCCGGCTCCAAGCCTGAGCTGCTGGCCGTGCTGGCCCTGGCGCCGAAGGGCGGCACCATCGTCTGCAACGGTTACAAGGACCGCGAGTTCATCCGCCTGGCGCTGATGGGCCAGAAGCTCGGCCACAACGTATTTATCGTGATCGAGAAAGAATCCGAGGTTGAACTGGTGATCGAAGAGGCCGCCAGCCTCAAAGTCAAGCCACAGGTGGGCCTGCGCGTGCGCCTGTCTTCCCTGGCGTCGAGCAAGTGGGCGGACACCGGTGGCGAGAAGTCCAAGTTCGGGTTGTCGGCGGCGCAACTGCTGTCGGTGGTCGAGCGCTTCCGCGCGGCGGGCCTGGACCAGGGCATCCGCCTGCTGCACTTCCACATGGGTTCGCAGATCGCCAACTTGGCCGACTACCAGCACGGGTTCAAGGAAGCCATTCGTTACTACGGCGAACTGCGCAACCTCGGCCTGCCGGTGGATCACATCGACGTCGGCGGTGGCCTGGGCGTGGACTACGACGGTACTCACTCGCGTAACGCCAGCTCGATCAACTACGACATGGACGACTACGCCGGTGTGGTCGTGGGCATGCTCAAGGAATTCTGCGACGCGCAGAGCCTGCCGCACCCGAATATCTTCTCTGAAAGTGGCCGCTCCCTGACCGCGCACCACGCCATGCTGGTGGTGCAGGTGACCGACGTCGAGAAACACAACGACGAAATCCCGACCATCGAAAACAAGGAAAGCCTGCCGGAAACCGTGCAGTGGCTGGTAGACCTGCTGGGCCCGACCGACATCGAGATGGTCACCGAAACCTACTGGCGCGCCACCCACTACATGAGCGACGTGGCCACCCAGTACGCCGACGGCAAACTGACCCTGGCCGAAAAAGCCCTGGCCGAACAGTGCTACTTCGCCGTGTGCCGCCGCCTGCACAACTCGCTGAAAGCCCGCCAGCGCTCGCACCGCCAGGTGCTGGACGAACTCAACGACAAGCTGGCCGACAAGTACATCTGCAACTTCTCGGTGTTCCAGAGCCTGCCGGACACCTGGGCCATCGGCCAGGTATTGCCGATCCTGCCGCTGCACCGCCTCGACGAAGAGCCGCTGCGCCGCGCCGTGCTGCAAGACCTGACCTGCGACTCCGACGGCAAGATCAAGCAATACGTCGACGAGCAGAGCATCGAGACCAGCTTGCCGGTGCACGCCTTGAACGAAGGCGAAGACTACCTGCTGGGCATCTTCCTGGTCGGCGCCTACCAGGAAATCCTTGGCGACATGCACAACCTGTTCGGTGACACCGACTCGGTGAACATCTACCAGCGCGAAGACGGTTCGGTGTACAGCGCCGGGATCGAGACCCACGACACCATCGAAGACATGCTGCGCTATGTGCACTTGTCGCCGGAGGAGTTGATGACGCACTACCGTGACAAGTGTGCGAGCGCGAAGATCTCCGCGTCGGAACGTACCCAGTTCCTTGATGCCTTGCGCCTTGGGTTGACGCGGTCGTCGTACTTGTCCTCGTAA